The Paenarthrobacter aurescens region TCGAGGACGCAGCGGTAGCCGGCCACCAGGGCCTGCGAAGTCAGCGCATCCATGGACTGGGCGCGAGAGATGCGCGGGACCAGTTCAAGGGCAAAGGAGGTGATTCCCCCGCTTGCGAGCGCTTGCACTGTGGGTAACTCCGAGGCTGGCGACCCCAGCCCCACGGTGACTGATCCGCGGCGGAGAGCTTCCGCCGTCGACGGTTCCATGGGACGCACGTGGCAGTAAACGTCCAAGGACCCAAGGTCCAGTGACTGCACCACGGTGGCCCCTGCAGCGGCGTAGTCCTGGTCGCTGTGGCCGGATGCCAGACCCGCCCCGGACTCCACTTCAACCTCAAGGCCCAGCCCTGCCAGTTGCTTCACCGTGTCCGGTGTTGCGGCCACTCGTCGCTCACCGTCGAGCCTCTCGCGCGCTATGCCTGCCTTCACCCGCCACCCCTTTTCCGGAGCCTCCACAACTCAGTTGGCATGAGTCTATGACTGCGGGGGGCCGCGCGGGAGTAGGGGGCTGCGCTATGTGCATAAGTCCACTAGGGTCGGTGGGAGCTGGGAGCAACCAGTCACCAACACCGTCGACGAGCCGGTCCGGCCGTGCCGTCGGAAAGGAACGCCACTATGGACACCTTCAAAATCGGTTACTTCGTCGGAAGCCTGGCGAGCAATTCCATCAACCGGGTCCTCTCCAAGGCCCTTATCAGTGTGGCTCCGCCGGAACTGGAATTCCATGAGATCGCCATCAAAGACCTTCCCTTGTACAGCTCGGATTACGATTCCGATTTCCCGCCGGCGGGACGGGACCTGAAGGATGCCATCGCCGCCTCGGACGGCATCCTGTTCATCTCCCCGGAGTACAACCGCTCCATTCCTGGCGCACTGAAGAACGCCATCGATTGGGGTTCACGCCCTTGGGGCACCAACTCCTTCGCCCGCAAGCCCACGGGAATCATTGGAGCCTCGCCGGGCGGTATTGGAACGGCCGTGATGCAGTCCTCCATGCGCAGCGTCCTGAGCTTCCTGGACGCGCCGCAGCTGAATGCGCCGGAGGCTTACATCCGCTTCGTCGCGGACGCGTACGACGACGACGGTTCAGTTAAGGACGAGGCAACGGCTGGGCTGTTGCGGCACTATATGGAGGAATACAGCGCATTTGTCCAGCGTGTCCTCGCCGCCAACGCACCGGGCCACATTGGTGATCAGGAACCGGATTCCGCCAAGCTCACGCGGTAGCACCACGTTCGGGTGCCGCTCGCGTGGCGGGCCGCATGGTGCGGGCGGCACCGCAGCAAACCATCCACAGTCCAGGTTTAGTCAGTATGCTTACTTTACGAGGAATCATGCGAGTAAACCAGGAGGAACGATGCTTCGCAGATTAGCCATGACCGCCCTTGCTTTGGTCCTTTTCGCCGGCGCCACACTCTCCACGACCGTTGCGGCCAACGCAGTAGTGGGCACGCAGGGTAGCGTCGCCGCCACCACCACGCCATCGCCGGAACCCAGCAATCCCTCCGGGCCATCCACTGCCACACCAACGGCGGAACCGACAACCGACGTCTCGAATCCCGCCGGCACCGGACCGGCCAACCCAGGCACCAGCGAGACAGAACAGCAGGAGCAGACGCGCACCGACGTCGTTCCTTATGTTTTGGCGGGAGTCGCGGCGGTGATCATCATTGCGCTGATCATCTGGACCGCGCGGAACCGGCGCGGACGGGACAAGGGCATCAGCCACGAGCCCCGCTAGCCACAACAGCGGGGCGCTAGCCACAACGGCGAAACAGGCAGCGAGATGCGCCGCGCGGACAGGAAAGCTAGGCGTCCAGTGAACCCGTCATGAGTTTGCCGATCATGCTGCTTTCCAAGTGCTCCAAGAGGTGCCGCGGATTGTCATAGACTTCCGCGGCACCGGCGTCGCGCAGTTCGGCTTCACTGATTCCGCCGCAGGTCAAAGCGATCACGGGCACCCCGATCGCAGCGCCGGCCTTTACATCCCACACGGCGTCGCCCACGAACACCACATCCTCCGGACCGAGCCCGAGCTTCTCCAGGCACGCTTCCAGAATGTCCGGAGCCGGCTTGCTCTCCTTGGCGTCATTGGAGCTGGTCCACGCATCAATGGAGGACGCGGCGTCAAGAAGGTGCCTGCTCACTTCAAGATCGCGCTCCTGCGCCGAGGACGCCAATCCCACTGCCAGCCCTGCGTCCGAGCATGCGGCCAGGAGGTCGCGAACGGAGTCGAAGGTCCGCAGGGAAGGCCAAAACGTGGAAAACACGGCACTATGCCCGGCTTTGAGTTCCTCCTGCATGTCCTCGGTGCAGTCCGGGACCAGGCTCTGAATGAGCTTGTCCCCTCCCATTCCCACGCGGCGATGGATGGCGGACATTTCAATGTCCAGGCCTTCACGCCGGAACGCCTGCCACCAAGCCATTGCATGGAAGTAGCTGGAATCGATCAGCGTTCCATCCACATCGAAGAGAACGCCGTGCTTCTTTTTGCCTGGCCCGTCAGCCGCCACAGTTGACCACCTCCGCTTGAGTCTGCGCCTGCGCCCGTGACTGCGCCTGCGCGCCTTGGGCGGCCAGCGCGGAATCGATCACCGGCTCTTCCAGCATGAGCACGGCATACCGCTCAGCCGATGCGGGCCGCAGCAGCCCCGTCCCCGCCACCTCACGGATCGCCGCGACTCCCTCAACAGCCTCATCCATAGTGGAAAACTGCTTGGACAGGCCCATCAACACGTCGTCGCCGTCCACCATCAGAATCCGAAATTCCCCATCAGGCGTTTCAACCAGTTCCAAATGCCCGGCCATCCGTACCTCCTCGTCTTCGATGCCAAACAGCATAGTAAGACTACTTAGTATAAACCTCTCAGTAATATTGCGTCACGCGGGAAATAGGCGTGTGCAACTTGTTGTTGGCACAGGCATGACAACAATCGGAATCATCGGTGCAGGACACATTGGCAGCCAAGTCGCCCGCAAAGCGGTAGAACTCGGCTATGACGTGGTCATGAGCAACTCCCGAGGGCCGGAAACCCTCAGTGAGCTGGTGACCGAACTCGGGCCGCGTGCCCGGGCCGCAACAGCAGGCGAGGCAGCAGCGGCTGGTGATTTCGCCGTCGTGACCGTCCCCCTGAAGAACTACAAGGACATCCCCGCGGAGCCGCTTGAGGGCAAGATCGTAATCGACACCAACAACTATTACTGGGAGCGCGACGGCCGCATTGCCGAGCTGGATAACGGCGAAGCCACCACTTCCGGCCTGCTCCAGAAGCACCTGCCCACCTCCAAGGTGGCCAAGGGCTTCAACCACATTTTCGCCAAGGACATCACCACCGACGGCACCCCGGCAGGCACTCCCAACCGTCGTGCCCTGGCTACCTCGAGCGACTTCTCCGAAGCAGCCGAGCTCGTCACCAAGCTCTATGACGAGTTCGGCTTCGACACCGTCAACATCGGGCCGCTGGAGGACAGCTGGCGCGTAGAGCGGGACCGCCCGGCCTACGTCATCCGCCAGAACGCGGACGAACTCCGCGAGAATCTCGCCAAGGCAACGCGCACGGTTTAACCCGGAACGCACGACGGCGGTAAGCGGCTTACGCTTGCCGCCGCACCTCTATGTGGTGCCGCGGACTTCGGGCGCCACGAAATGTGGACCGAAAATGTGTCACGAATCGGGACCAGGGTGCACTTTATGGGTGGCTGCCTCTCCGGAGGCCCGGCGCATCGGGCTTTCGGGGAGGCAGCTGCCCCTTAGCGCCCTATTTCCGAGGAGTTCCATGTCCACCAAAATTTCCAACTGGCCTGCGGCGACGCCCATGTGGGTGGACCTGGGTGTGGACGACCTCGCAGCTGCGAAAAGCTATTACGCAGACCTCTTCGGCTGGGACTTCACTCCCGGAGATCCGGAGGCCGGTGAGTACTCCCTCGCACACGTCCGAGGGCGTGCGGTGGCGGGCGTGGGGCCCAAGCAGGATCCGGGCGCGCCCACCGTGTGGATAACGTTCCTCGCATCAGATGACGTCAATGTCACCGCCAAGAAGATCAGCGCAGCCGGTGGAGAGCTGATAGCTCCTCCCTTTGACGTCATGGAATCCGGCCGGATGGCATTGGCAGCTGACAGCGTTGGCGCAACCTTCGGCGTGTGGCAGGCAGGTACTCACATCGGCGCCGAACGCGTCAA contains the following coding sequences:
- a CDS encoding NADPH-dependent FMN reductase produces the protein MDTFKIGYFVGSLASNSINRVLSKALISVAPPELEFHEIAIKDLPLYSSDYDSDFPPAGRDLKDAIAASDGILFISPEYNRSIPGALKNAIDWGSRPWGTNSFARKPTGIIGASPGGIGTAVMQSSMRSVLSFLDAPQLNAPEAYIRFVADAYDDDGSVKDEATAGLLRHYMEEYSAFVQRVLAANAPGHIGDQEPDSAKLTR
- a CDS encoding NADPH-dependent F420 reductase, yielding MTTIGIIGAGHIGSQVARKAVELGYDVVMSNSRGPETLSELVTELGPRARAATAGEAAAAGDFAVVTVPLKNYKDIPAEPLEGKIVIDTNNYYWERDGRIAELDNGEATTSGLLQKHLPTSKVAKGFNHIFAKDITTDGTPAGTPNRRALATSSDFSEAAELVTKLYDEFGFDTVNIGPLEDSWRVERDRPAYVIRQNADELRENLAKATRTV
- a CDS encoding HAD family hydrolase, with amino-acid sequence MAADGPGKKKHGVLFDVDGTLIDSSYFHAMAWWQAFRREGLDIEMSAIHRRVGMGGDKLIQSLVPDCTEDMQEELKAGHSAVFSTFWPSLRTFDSVRDLLAACSDAGLAVGLASSAQERDLEVSRHLLDAASSIDAWTSSNDAKESKPAPDILEACLEKLGLGPEDVVFVGDAVWDVKAGAAIGVPVIALTCGGISEAELRDAGAAEVYDNPRHLLEHLESSMIGKLMTGSLDA
- a CDS encoding VOC family protein; this translates as MSTKISNWPAATPMWVDLGVDDLAAAKSYYADLFGWDFTPGDPEAGEYSLAHVRGRAVAGVGPKQDPGAPTVWITFLASDDVNVTAKKISAAGGELIAPPFDVMESGRMALAADSVGATFGVWQAGTHIGAERVNEHGTLCWNELRTRDFASARSFYAEVFDVSYQDVSKESLTYSTIRRPLDGREVGGVQHDLDLAPNTPNHWLTWFASDYVQGTADRAVELGSSLLMPVTETALGRMAIIQAPQGEVFGIIDAPRIGE